One Bacillus solimangrovi genomic window, AACTACAGCAATTACTTCAGCTGCTGTTCCTGTTAAGAACACTTCATCAGCGATATAAACTTCATGCCTTGTGAACGCTGTTTCTTTTACTTCATAACCTAACTCACTTGCTATTTCTAAGATGACATTTCTTGTCACCCCTTCTAGAGCACCGATATATCCAGGTGGAGTTATGAGTTGTTTACCTTTAACTATGAAGATGTTATCAGCTGAGCCCTCTGCTACATAACCTTGGTCATTTAACATAAGCGCTTCGCTAACATTTGCCAAATGTGCTTCAATCTTAACTAATACATTATTCAGATAATTCAGTGATTTCACCATAGGACTCAACACATCAGGACGATTTCTACGGCTTGCTACTGTTACAATATCCAGACCACTCTCATATAACTCTTCTGAGAAAATAGCTAACGGTTCACAAATAATTACTACAGATGGTTTTTCACATTTAAAAGGATCAAGTCCTAAGTCACCTATTCCCCGTGATACTACAAGACGAATATAAGCGCTTGTTAAACCATTTTTCACAACTGTTTCAGCAGTAATTTTTGTTAATTCTTCTTTTGTATATGGAATTTCTAACATTATTGATTTTGCTGAATCATATAAACGGTCAATGTGCTGTTTCATTCGAAAAATATTACCGTCATATACTCTGATGCCTTCAAAGACACCATCTCCATATAAGAAACCATGGTCATATACAGAAATCTTCGCCTCTTCTTTTTTTACGAAATTCCCATCTAAATAAATCCATTGGTCACTCATGCCATCACGCTCCAATTAAGTTATCATCATTACAATATCATTTAGTAAATCTAATTTACAAATGTAGTATATTTTGTATCATCTTAAAAATTCTGAATAAAAAAAATCACATGAACTACTCAATTAAAACCCTGTGGCGATGAGTCTTGTTCTCTTTATTGAGGATTATCTTACGCTCATTTATCCTTTGAGTCAACACTTTTTTTAAAAGTAGTTTGACTATATTAAGTTTTTAATCTTATTGAATTCGCTTACATCGCTGGAACAACAATCTTTGTGATTATGTAAAAAAAGTATATTTTATTCGAACACTATACTTTTTTCGAAATTATTTATGCTACAAAACAAGAAGGACTTCTGTATTTACAATCATTTCAATTAAATGGGTAAATAACTTACTGTTACCATATAGAACCGTAAATTAAGAGATTTCACCTTAATAACCTTCACCTAATTCATCCTAAATTTAAAATATGCATATCTAACATAATAGATACACCTAAATAGACTATTAATTTTTAATTTTAACTTACAAATATTTTTATAAACCTTTAATGGACTAGTTAAGTTGTCTATACAACATTAATTAATGTGCATACTCTGATTAAAAGGGGGTGAGTAAACACATGAATTATAGATATCGTGGAGAACCAGTTAGAGTTATGGAATATGGCGGGCGCTATGTTGATGGGATTATGATGGGAGAATCAGCTGAAGGTGTTTGGCTTAGAGGCCGCGGTGGTAGGAGAATTTTTCGTCCTAGGAGGCTTATTCGAACTATTATTCTATTAAGGCTGTTAAGAAGAGCTTTCTAAAAAACGTTTAATTCACACGTACAACTTACAAAGTTTAAACAATGTTAATCACCTTTAAATCATCCATATGAACATGATAACCTCTATTTTTCAACTATTAACCTAGTGAGTCAATAAATTGGGATTGTTTTAGTAAAACTAGATTTAAAGGCACTCCCTCTCTATTCTGAATTACAGTAAGCGTAAATTTATTCACCTAATCGTTTTAGTAATTCGTTAATTTTTAAACTTTTCAACTCATAAGTAGCTATTAAGAAAATAGAAAAAAGCGCTCTTAAACGTTGGAACAACAACATTTAAAGCGCTTCACATGATTTATATAACATTAGGTACACTTAAATACGTCCCAGGAGAGATTCGAACTCCCGACCGACGGCTTAGAAGGCCGTTGCTCTATCCAGCTGAGCTACTGGGACAAATTATGTATGGAGCGGGTGATGGGAATCGAACCCACGACATCAGCTTGGAAGGCTGAGGTTTTACCACTAAACTACACCCGCACAATATTGGCGACATAAATAAATATATAAAAACTATGATCTTTTGTCAATAGGAAATGGAGAATTTTCTCCACTTTCCTATTCCAATATTGTTTCAAAAGACATTTCCTTAACTTCGGTTCCTTCTGTTGTATAATATCGCACTGTAATCTTCTTACTTTGTTCGATAGACAAAATTGCATACGTCTTATCTTTACGAAGTCTAGGAAGACGAATACTTCCAGGATTAATTAACACGATACCGTTTGCTTCTTCTACGCTCGCTATATGAGAATGGCCGTAACATACAATACTTGCCCCAACTTCCTTAGCTCGGTAGATTATATTCATTAATGACATTTTGACATTATAAAGATGCCCATGTGTAATAAAACAGTTTACACCATCGATGCTTTCAACTCGTTCTTCAACATATTTATCATCAAAATCACAATTTCCTCTAACAGAACGAAAATATTCCATACTTTTTTCATTTGCAGGTAACTCTGAATCACCACAATGAATGAAAGCATCCACATCTGAATGATGACGTTCTTTTAAGGTAGCTAAAATTTCTTCATCACCGTGATTATCACTAACAATCAATACGTTCATAGTCGTTCCACCCTTGTAACAAGAAGTTCATTATTTCTCAATAATTCTTTCAACTTCTTTAACGCATTCGCTCGATGACTAATTTGATTCTTTTCTTCTTTTGTTAACTGTGCCATCGTTTTTTCTTTTGAAGGGATGAAAAAAATAGGATCGTAACCGAAACCTTGATTTCCTTGTTGTTCTTTCGTAATCATACCCTCACATGTTCCTTCAACAATGATAGTATCCTTATTAGGTATTGCCACAGCGAGAGCACAGAAAAAACGAGCCGTCCTCTTTTCACTTGGTACACCATTCATTTCTTCTAGTACCTTTAGTAGATTTGCTTCATCACTTTTATGCTCACCTGCATAACGAGCCGAGTAAACTCCTGGACGACCATCAAGTGCATCAACAATTAAGCCAGAATCATCTGCTATGACTGGTATTTGTAACCTCTCTGCAATTTCCTCTGCTTTCTTACGAGCATTGTCTGCAAATGTTTCACCATCTTCAACAACATCAGGAATATCTTTGTAATCAAGTAAAGAAGTAACTTCAATACCTTTTCCCGCTAACAAATAAGCAAAATCTCTCACTTTCCCGACGTTCTTCGTCGCTACGATTATTTTTCCCATTTTGAATCCTCTCCACTATTCGTTTCCTATTTTTTCTGCAAGAATACCAATCGTTTCTTTCTGAATTTCAATTAACTCAAGAATCCCTTTAGAAGCTAATGAGAGCATCTCATTTAATTGCCCAGCGGAGAAAGTTGCTTCTTCTCCAGTACCTTGTAGTTCAACATATTCTCCGCTTCCTGTCATAACCACATTCATATCAACATCGGCTTGTGAATCTTCTATATAACATAGATCAAGCATTGGACCACTCTCTGATAATATACCTACAGAAGTAGCTGCTAAATAATCTTTAATCGGAAACGATTTTATTTTTTTCGCTTCATATAATTGCCCTACTGCATGTACTACTGCAATAAATGCACCTGTAATAGAAGCCGTCCTAGTTCCACCGTCTGCTTGAATTACATCACAGTCTACCCATATTGTTCTTTCACCGATGCTATCTAAATCTATTACTGAACGTAGCGCTCTTCCGATCAGTCGTTGAATTTCCATTGTACGCCCTGTGACTTTACCTTTACTTGATTCTCTTATATTTCGTTGTTGGGTAGCACGTGGTAACATTGCATACTCAGCCGTAATCCAACCCTTACCTTGTCCACGTAAAAAAGGAGGAACTCGCTCTTCTACACTAGCTGTACAAATCACTTTCGTATCCCCTACAGATATGAGTACAGAACCTTCTGGATGTATTAAATAATTATTTTCAACCTGTACTTTCCGTAATTGATCATGTTGTCGATCATCAATTCTCATAACTAATATCCTCCTATAGCCATTCAATCCTACTATATTATTCAATAAATATTTAACATCAACCTATTATAATATGTAACATTCGACAATTATCCATACATTTATCCTGCCAGTTTTCACTTCAATATACTCAATGATGAATATCCATAATTTCGTAATTCAATTAACAAATTAATAACAGAAGATAAAAGATCAATCTTATGTTCAAACACGAAAAAAGGCTGCCACATACGCCAGCCTATCCATGTTCTCTATATTATAACAAAAATTACTCTCTAAAAACTACCTGTATTAACTGCTTCAGGCCTTGAAACTGGTTCGCTAATCTCTTCACCTTCATTATTATGAAGTAAAGAGTCACCATTAACTTGAAGAGCTACTTGTTCGATTCCTTCTTGTTCTGTTAATGATAATACTAATGATTTGAGTAAGTGTTCAGAGACCGCTGTACCTTGTAGACTTCCTAACAACACTTCATTAAAGTTTAACGTTACAGTGCCTTCGTCATTTTTAGGTTTCTCGACTAATGATAAATCTGGATGAAATTCACTAAGAAGTTTAGAATCGTAAGCAGGTCCTTCTATCAATTCAGCTACTACAGCCTCTACATTATTATTAGCCTTTTCCACACGTCTAGTTATAGGCACATAATACATATCCTCACCATTTTGGGCCAGAAAGTAAAGCGTCATCGCTTTACTATTCTGGACATCCACAACATCTCCGTGGTCAAAGTTAATACCATCTGCACGGCTTAAACCATCATTTATTGGTGTACCGTTAACTGGCATATAAGGTTGTTCATGTCCATTGATTCGAATCTGAACACGATCAATGTTATCAAATTGAGTAAGCGTCCAAGTGAGTGATTGCACGATTCTCTGCTCATCTTCAGGTGCATATTCTGTGAATTCAGTCGAGAAGTCTGCAACAAGTGTTCCTTCTTCCATATTAAGGCCAAGAACTTGAGTGCCTGCTGGTAGAACGGCTCTAAAACCATTTGGAAGTTCTTCCATAATTGGTCCATTCTGAACTAGATACTCTAAAGCTTGCTTTGCAACTTCTTTTGTTTTTGGTAACTGTAACATTTGTGGTACAACATAGCCATTTTGATCAATCAAATATAATTCACGCTGAACCATTTCTACATTCTGTTGATCTACTTCAATTATTTCCCCATTTTCTTCTGGTCCTTCGCTTAACATTCCTTCTTCTACATAAGTTGCATCATTAGGTTGTTCAACTTGCTGTGAAGCACGTTCTCCTTGAAAAAAACCACAGCCCGATAATAAAAGTACGAAAGCTGCTCCTATGATGCCTACACCTATTTTGTTGAAAGTCGGCATGTCTTTCCCTCCTATGACAGTTTGTACTATCATATATACGAGCCCACTACAAAATTAGACCAGTTAATTTCCTTTCACATTAGAAAGACTTGACGTATGTTTATTGAATGAGTTTGCACAGTTCTAAAACGTAATACACATAAACATTTTTATCTACATTCATAAAAAATAGCCTTTCTTAAATTAGAAAAGGCTATAAATCAATTGAATATACATGTTTAACTTCATGTTCGAACCATTTAGATGCGATTCGATGAAAAAGCTCTTTTGAACCTGTTGTTAAGAATAGATGATTCGGTATTTGTTCATCTGTAATAAGCATACCTCTATGGTCAAGAATTGTACTCACTTCTCTTGCTGTCTCATCTCCAGAACAAATAATAGAAACTCCTTCTCCAATGACATCCTTAATAATTGGCTCCAAAATTGGGTAATGTGTACATCCTAAAATCAACGTATCAATTTCGGTTGTCATCAAAGGTTTCAACGACTCACTCACAACTGCAAGAGCCTTCGTGTCCTCATAATCTCCACTTTCGACAATTGGTACAAACTGAGGACAAGCTAACATCTCTACACTTACATCGCTATTTATACCTTGAAGTGCTTGTTTATATGTACCACTTTTAATGGTATTCTCAGTCCCAATAACTCCGATATGGTTATTCGTCGATATTTTTAAAGCTGACCTTGCTCCAGGATGAATAACACCTATAACAGGAATGCTTAACTTGTCTCTTATTTCGTTTAATACAAGTGCTGTTGCAGTATTACAAGCAATAACAAGCATCTTTATATTCTTTTTCATTAAATAATGCACCATTTGCCACGTATATGCTTTTACTTCGTGTCTTGGTCTTGGTCCATAAGGACAACGAGCTGTGTCACCTAAATAGATTATTTCTTCTTTTGGTAATTGACGCATGATTTCTTTTGCTACTGTCAACCCACCAACACCAGAATCAATAACACCTATTGGTCTATTCAAAACAATCCCTCATTTTCCAGGTAATATATTTTTATGAGATGAAAACCTCACTCTAAGCACTACTATCTAAATTATCTTCCTTTTAGACAATCACTTACTCATTTTGGTCCGATTATTATAGAAATGCAAGTGAAATTATTCCCTTTAGTATACAAAAAATAACCGGCTCCTTAACAGAAAGCCGGCATGCTCGCTACAATTCTAATTCTCCCATACGAAGTAACTCAACGACGGCTTGTGATCGACCTTTCACGCCAAGTTTTTGCATTGCATTTGCAATGCATATTAATTGCAAATAGAGGGTATGAATATATTCTCCTACCCACTTATTTACTATTTAAAATTATACTTCACATCTACCGTTCCATCTGGATGTAGGATAATCTCATTGATTATTGTCTGGATTACATGGAACAAATTCTCTCCATGTTGTTGCAAATATGAGAATGCATGTTGAATGTTCTCAACAGTTTGTAGATCATAATTGATATGTTCAAAGGTCATTAATTTTTCTTTTAATTGCTTTATGTCACTGTGCAATTCGTTCCTTTTATTTTCTAACTCGGATTTATTAATAATTTGCTCCAAGTATAACTCTAATACATCCTTCTTCTTCATCTCTAACTGCTGAATCTTCTTCTTCAAAACTTTAACTTCAGAAGTTTTATAACTTTCAAGTTCGCTATCAAATTCAAATGAAACACCCTGCCCTTTTTCCTTCAGAAGATCGATAAGGAAATCGCGAAAATCCTCATATTGAATAGGTATATGATTCACACATCTATGCTTTCCAGCCCTACGATACGCACTGCATTTCAAATAATACCTTACATTCGAACCTGACTCTGTTTTCTTTCCTGATTGAAGGATCACTATATTCGATCCACACTTTCCACATTTCAACAATCCTCGAAACTCATTCCACACTGTTGTTTTCCTTTTATCATTCAAAACTTTTTTATCGTTAGCTTTCTCAAAATCTTTTTTTGAGATTATTGCAGGGTG contains:
- the ilvE gene encoding branched-chain-amino-acid transaminase, which produces MSDQWIYLDGNFVKKEEAKISVYDHGFLYGDGVFEGIRVYDGNIFRMKQHIDRLYDSAKSIMLEIPYTKEELTKITAETVVKNGLTSAYIRLVVSRGIGDLGLDPFKCEKPSVVIICEPLAIFSEELYESGLDIVTVASRRNRPDVLSPMVKSLNYLNNVLVKIEAHLANVSEALMLNDQGYVAEGSADNIFIVKGKQLITPPGYIGALEGVTRNVILEIASELGYEVKETAFTRHEVYIADEVFLTGTAAEVIAVVKVDGRLIGDGKPGEHTQRLLQAFRERVTKDGLKVYDNEKMSS
- a CDS encoding metallophosphoesterase is translated as MNVLIVSDNHGDEEILATLKERHHSDVDAFIHCGDSELPANEKSMEYFRSVRGNCDFDDKYVEERVESIDGVNCFITHGHLYNVKMSLMNIIYRAKEVGASIVCYGHSHIASVEEANGIVLINPGSIRLPRLRKDKTYAILSIEQSKKITVRYYTTEGTEVKEMSFETILE
- a CDS encoding XTP/dITP diphosphatase is translated as MGKIIVATKNVGKVRDFAYLLAGKGIEVTSLLDYKDIPDVVEDGETFADNARKKAEEIAERLQIPVIADDSGLIVDALDGRPGVYSARYAGEHKSDEANLLKVLEEMNGVPSEKRTARFFCALAVAIPNKDTIIVEGTCEGMITKEQQGNQGFGYDPIFFIPSKEKTMAQLTKEEKNQISHRANALKKLKELLRNNELLVTRVERL
- the rph gene encoding ribonuclease PH, encoding MRIDDRQHDQLRKVQVENNYLIHPEGSVLISVGDTKVICTASVEERVPPFLRGQGKGWITAEYAMLPRATQQRNIRESSKGKVTGRTMEIQRLIGRALRSVIDLDSIGERTIWVDCDVIQADGGTRTASITGAFIAVVHAVGQLYEAKKIKSFPIKDYLAATSVGILSESGPMLDLCYIEDSQADVDMNVVMTGSGEYVELQGTGEEATFSAGQLNEMLSLASKGILELIEIQKETIGILAEKIGNE
- a CDS encoding GerMN domain-containing protein is translated as MPTFNKIGVGIIGAAFVLLLSGCGFFQGERASQQVEQPNDATYVEEGMLSEGPEENGEIIEVDQQNVEMVQRELYLIDQNGYVVPQMLQLPKTKEVAKQALEYLVQNGPIMEELPNGFRAVLPAGTQVLGLNMEEGTLVADFSTEFTEYAPEDEQRIVQSLTWTLTQFDNIDRVQIRINGHEQPYMPVNGTPINDGLSRADGINFDHGDVVDVQNSKAMTLYFLAQNGEDMYYVPITRRVEKANNNVEAVVAELIEGPAYDSKLLSEFHPDLSLVEKPKNDEGTVTLNFNEVLLGSLQGTAVSEHLLKSLVLSLTEQEGIEQVALQVNGDSLLHNNEGEEISEPVSRPEAVNTGSF
- the racE gene encoding glutamate racemase; this translates as MNRPIGVIDSGVGGLTVAKEIMRQLPKEEIIYLGDTARCPYGPRPRHEVKAYTWQMVHYLMKKNIKMLVIACNTATALVLNEIRDKLSIPVIGVIHPGARSALKISTNNHIGVIGTENTIKSGTYKQALQGINSDVSVEMLACPQFVPIVESGDYEDTKALAVVSESLKPLMTTEIDTLILGCTHYPILEPIIKDVIGEGVSIICSGDETAREVSTILDHRGMLITDEQIPNHLFLTTGSKELFHRIASKWFEHEVKHVYSIDL